In the genome of Merismopedia glauca CCAP 1448/3, one region contains:
- a CDS encoding M3 family metallopeptidase: protein MTTATMTQNPLLIGKGLPPFEQIKPEHVVPAMKEILAELEAKLTDLEANIAPTWTGLVIPLTEIEERLGWTWGVVGHLMGVKNSPELRQAYEEIQPEVVQFITRFSQSKALYQGFKGIRNSETWDSLEPAQKRIVEAALRDAELSGVGLEGEQRDRFNQIQLELAEITTKFSNNVLDATQAFQLKLTEAAEVDGLPASDLSLAAQTARSKGEENATPEAGPWVITLDYPSYVPFMKYATNRELREKVYRAFISRAASGDLDNNPIIERVLKLRQKKAEILGFSSYAELSLAKKMAPDVAAVEKLLEELRQVSYDAAAKDLEELKAFAGIEDLKPWDTAFWAEKQQEAKFAFTDEELRPYFALPQVLNGLFELAQRIFNVNITPADGQAPVWHEDIRYFKVENERGEAIAYFYLDPYSRPAEKRGGAWMNDCVGRAKMTVEGKVTTRLPVAYLICNQTPPVDDKPSLMTFDEVSTLFHEFGHGLQHMLTQVDYPAAAGINNVEWDAVELPSQFMENWCYDRATLMGMAKHYETGETLPEHYYQKLLAARNYMSGSGMLRQLHLSLVDLELHHRYQPGSAETPSQVRQRIAKNTTVLPPLPEDAFLCAFGHIFAGGYAAGYYSYKWAEVLSADAFAAFEEAGLDDETAVQQTGKRFRDTVLALGGSQHPMDVFQAFRGREPQTEALLRHSGLLAA from the coding sequence ATGACTACTGCTACTATGACCCAAAATCCTTTATTAATTGGCAAAGGATTGCCTCCGTTTGAGCAAATTAAACCCGAACACGTAGTTCCGGCGATGAAAGAAATTCTAGCGGAACTAGAAGCTAAATTAACCGATTTAGAAGCTAATATTGCTCCAACTTGGACGGGTTTAGTTATTCCCTTAACTGAGATTGAGGAACGCTTAGGATGGACTTGGGGAGTTGTCGGACATTTAATGGGGGTGAAAAATAGTCCCGAACTCAGACAAGCTTATGAAGAGATTCAGCCTGAAGTAGTGCAATTTATCACTCGTTTCAGTCAAAGTAAGGCGTTATATCAAGGTTTTAAAGGGATTAGGAATTCGGAAACTTGGGATAGTCTAGAACCCGCTCAAAAACGGATTGTGGAGGCAGCGTTGCGAGATGCGGAACTTTCTGGGGTAGGCTTAGAAGGGGAACAGCGCGATCGCTTTAACCAAATCCAGTTAGAACTCGCTGAAATTACCACCAAGTTTTCTAATAACGTCCTCGACGCGACTCAGGCTTTCCAACTCAAACTGACTGAAGCAGCCGAAGTAGACGGATTGCCAGCCAGTGACCTCAGTTTAGCCGCTCAAACAGCTAGAAGTAAAGGTGAGGAAAATGCCACTCCAGAAGCTGGCCCTTGGGTAATAACTTTAGATTACCCCAGCTATGTCCCCTTCATGAAATATGCTACCAACCGCGAGTTACGAGAAAAGGTTTATCGAGCCTTTATTAGTCGCGCGGCGAGTGGAGATTTAGATAATAACCCAATTATCGAACGGGTATTAAAATTACGTCAGAAAAAAGCTGAAATACTTGGATTTTCAAGTTATGCAGAATTGAGTTTAGCCAAAAAAATGGCTCCTGATGTCGCCGCAGTGGAAAAACTTTTAGAAGAATTGCGTCAAGTGAGTTATGATGCAGCAGCTAAAGACTTGGAAGAGTTAAAAGCTTTTGCGGGAATTGAGGACTTGAAGCCTTGGGATACAGCTTTTTGGGCAGAAAAACAACAAGAAGCTAAATTCGCTTTTACTGACGAAGAGTTACGCCCATATTTTGCATTACCCCAAGTTTTAAATGGTTTATTTGAACTAGCCCAACGGATCTTCAATGTTAATATTACCCCAGCCGACGGACAAGCACCAGTTTGGCACGAAGATATCCGTTATTTTAAAGTAGAGAACGAACGGGGAGAAGCTATAGCTTATTTCTATCTCGATCCCTATTCTCGCCCAGCCGAAAAACGCGGTGGTGCTTGGATGAATGATTGCGTGGGTAGGGCAAAAATGACTGTAGAAGGCAAGGTTACTACTCGCCTACCTGTAGCTTATTTAATCTGCAATCAAACCCCCCCAGTAGACGATAAGCCCAGTCTGATGACTTTTGATGAGGTATCTACCCTCTTCCACGAATTTGGACACGGGTTGCAGCATATGCTCACTCAAGTAGATTATCCAGCCGCAGCAGGCATCAATAATGTAGAGTGGGATGCAGTGGAGTTACCCAGTCAATTTATGGAAAACTGGTGCTACGATCGCGCTACGTTGATGGGAATGGCGAAGCACTATGAAACTGGAGAAACTTTACCAGAGCATTACTATCAAAAACTACTGGCTGCCCGCAATTACATGAGCGGTTCGGGGATGTTACGCCAATTGCACCTCAGTTTAGTAGATCTCGAACTCCATCACCGCTATCAACCTGGTAGTGCAGAAACTCCCAGTCAAGTGCGCCAGAGAATTGCAAAAAACACCACTGTTTTACCACCTTTGCCGGAAGATGCGTTTTTGTGCGCGTTTGGACACATCTTCGCTGGCGGTTACGCGGCTGGATATTACAGCTATAAGTGGGCT
- the aroC gene encoding chorismate synthase — translation MGNTFGHLFRVTTFGESHGGAVGVIIDGCPPLLEISPEEIQVELDRRRPGQSKITTPRKESDTCEILSGMFEGKTLGTPIAIMVRNQDTRPQDYEEMSVTYRPSHADATYDAKYGIRNWQGGGRSSARETIGRVAAGAIAKKILHQVAGVEIVGYVKQIKDLEANIDPHTVTLAQVESNIVRCPNAESAEAMIKLIEQVTREKDSIGGVVECVARNVPKGLGSPVFDKLEADLAKGVMSLPASKGFEIGSGFAGTLLTGSQHNDEFYTDAAGNIRTTTNRSGGIQGGIANGEDIVIRVAFKPTATIGKEQKTVNREGAETTLAAKGRHDPCVLPRAVPMVEAMVALVLCDHLLRDRGQCRVFTP, via the coding sequence ATGGGTAATACATTCGGACACCTATTTCGCGTCACCACCTTCGGCGAATCTCATGGGGGTGCTGTAGGTGTAATAATTGATGGTTGTCCCCCTCTGCTAGAAATTTCCCCAGAAGAGATTCAAGTCGAACTAGATCGTCGTCGTCCCGGTCAAAGTAAGATTACCACTCCGCGCAAAGAAAGCGATACCTGCGAGATTTTATCGGGGATGTTTGAAGGGAAAACCTTGGGAACGCCGATCGCTATTATGGTACGCAACCAAGACACTCGTCCGCAAGATTATGAGGAAATGTCGGTCACATATCGCCCTTCCCATGCCGATGCGACTTATGATGCTAAATATGGGATTCGGAATTGGCAAGGTGGCGGCAGATCTTCGGCTCGTGAGACAATTGGGAGAGTAGCGGCAGGAGCGATCGCCAAGAAAATATTACATCAAGTTGCTGGTGTGGAGATAGTCGGCTACGTTAAGCAAATTAAAGATCTAGAAGCCAATATTGACCCCCATACCGTTACTTTAGCCCAAGTAGAAAGTAATATCGTCCGTTGTCCCAATGCTGAGTCGGCTGAGGCGATGATTAAGTTAATCGAGCAAGTGACGCGGGAAAAAGATTCGATTGGGGGTGTAGTCGAGTGCGTGGCGAGAAACGTCCCTAAAGGTTTGGGTTCTCCTGTATTTGATAAATTAGAAGCGGATTTAGCTAAAGGAGTGATGTCTCTACCTGCTTCTAAAGGGTTTGAAATCGGTTCGGGATTTGCCGGAACTTTACTGACTGGTAGCCAGCATAACGACGAATTTTACACCGATGCAGCCGGAAATATCCGCACCACCACCAATCGTTCTGGGGGTATCCAAGGGGGTATCGCCAATGGAGAAGATATCGTGATTCGGGTAGCTTTTAAACCTACAGCCACCATTGGAAAAGAGCAAAAAACCGTTAATCGTGAAGGGGCAGAAACCACTCTAGCAGCCAAAGGAAGACACGATCCTTGCGTCTTACCTAGAGCCGTGCCAATGGTAGAAGCAATGGTAGCTTTAGTATTATGCGATCATCTGTTGCGCGATCGCGGTCAATGCCGAGTTTTTACGCCATAA